The Amycolatopsis mongoliensis genome includes a window with the following:
- a CDS encoding transglutaminase-like domain-containing protein, which translates to MNWYVGHSRFSDPGAQSSWLDGVPHDLAALRRAASGLVFHYWAQGDITRHGFPASRGEEINLRYASDMFARPRELDPAPPGAPRSPVHRIVGCCRDFTLLFVSMARHHGIPARARVGFASYLMPGWYLDHVVAEVWSPDGWRLVEPQLPDDFGEFDLLDVPRDRFLVGADAWAAARSGDIEPARLVVSPDLDAPFLRGLPYARHNLVLDLAALNKHEMVLWDLWGDLGDDAVLAPDAVARADELAEVMAEADLGHLRVLFEAEDVRVPPVIRSVTPPGRHPVEVVLR; encoded by the coding sequence ATGAACTGGTACGTCGGCCACAGCCGCTTCTCCGACCCGGGCGCGCAGTCGTCGTGGCTCGACGGTGTTCCGCACGACCTCGCGGCTCTGCGCCGGGCGGCGTCCGGGCTGGTGTTCCACTACTGGGCCCAGGGCGACATCACGCGGCACGGCTTCCCGGCTTCGCGCGGCGAGGAGATCAACCTGCGGTACGCGTCGGACATGTTCGCGCGCCCGCGCGAACTCGACCCGGCTCCGCCCGGTGCGCCGCGTTCGCCGGTGCACCGGATCGTCGGCTGCTGCCGCGACTTCACGTTGCTGTTCGTCTCGATGGCCCGCCACCACGGCATCCCGGCGCGCGCCAGGGTCGGCTTCGCGAGCTACCTGATGCCGGGCTGGTACCTCGACCACGTCGTCGCGGAGGTGTGGTCCCCCGACGGCTGGCGCCTGGTCGAACCCCAGCTGCCGGACGACTTCGGCGAGTTCGACCTCCTGGACGTCCCTCGCGACCGGTTCCTGGTCGGCGCGGACGCCTGGGCCGCGGCCCGCTCGGGCGACATCGAGCCGGCCCGGCTCGTGGTCTCGCCGGACCTGGACGCGCCGTTCCTGCGCGGCCTGCCGTACGCGCGGCACAACCTCGTGCTCGACCTCGCCGCGCTGAACAAGCACGAGATGGTCCTGTGGGACCTCTGGGGCGACCTCGGCGACGACGCCGTGCTCGCCCCGGACGCCGTCGCCCGCGCGGACGAGCTGGCCGAAGTGATGGCCGAGGCGGACCTCGGGCACCTGCGCGTGCTGTTCGAGGCCGAGGACGTGCGGGTGCCGCCGGTGATCCGCTCGGTCACCCCGCCGGGACGGCATCCGGTCGAGGTAGTGCTTCGCTGA
- a CDS encoding GlxA family transcriptional regulator — MAAFAHPDRHHVAVLVRHGMLVMELGIVHRLFGQARSASGEPLYEVVTCTLEPGPVRTDSDFTIPVDRGPEVLAEADTVIVPASLAEYEPMARVLNPPLAAALERIPGDARIASICTGAFVLAAAGLLDGRRATTHWRSADELQSRFPEVRVDPCVLYTEDGNVLTSAGVASGIDLVLHMIRRDHGAAVANDVARGTVVSPHREGGQAQFVRRPVPEPRTSSTKAARAWALENLHRPLTLRELAAREAMSTRTFTRRFRDEVGISALQWLTQQRIERARQLLEESDMPVDRVATEAGFGTAASLRQHFQVALGVSPSAYRTTFRGELATQAS; from the coding sequence ATGGCCGCCTTTGCCCACCCGGATCGTCACCACGTCGCCGTGCTGGTCAGGCACGGCATGCTCGTGATGGAGCTCGGCATCGTCCACCGCCTCTTCGGGCAGGCGCGCTCGGCGTCGGGCGAACCGCTGTACGAGGTCGTGACCTGCACCCTCGAACCCGGCCCGGTCCGCACCGACTCCGACTTCACCATCCCGGTCGACCGCGGTCCCGAGGTCCTGGCCGAGGCCGACACCGTGATCGTCCCGGCGTCGCTGGCCGAGTACGAGCCGATGGCGCGCGTGCTGAACCCGCCCCTCGCGGCCGCGCTGGAGCGGATCCCGGGGGACGCGCGGATCGCGTCGATCTGCACGGGCGCGTTCGTGCTCGCCGCGGCCGGACTCCTCGACGGCCGCCGCGCGACGACCCACTGGCGCTCCGCCGACGAGCTCCAGAGCCGGTTCCCGGAGGTCCGGGTCGACCCGTGCGTGCTCTACACCGAGGACGGCAACGTCCTGACGTCCGCGGGCGTCGCGTCGGGGATCGACCTGGTGCTGCACATGATCCGCCGCGACCACGGCGCGGCCGTCGCCAACGACGTCGCCCGCGGCACGGTGGTCTCCCCGCACCGCGAAGGCGGCCAGGCCCAGTTCGTCCGGCGGCCGGTGCCCGAGCCCCGCACGTCGTCGACGAAGGCGGCGAGGGCGTGGGCGCTGGAGAACCTGCACCGCCCGCTCACCCTGCGCGAGCTCGCCGCCCGCGAGGCGATGAGCACCCGGACGTTCACCCGCCGCTTCCGCGACGAGGTCGGCATCTCGGCCCTGCAATGGCTGACGCAGCAACGGATCGAGCGCGCCCGCCAGCTGCTGGAGGAGTCGGACATGCCGGTCGACCGCGTCGCCACCGAGGCCGGGTTCGGCACGGCGGCCTCGCTGCGCCAGCACTTCCAGGTCGCACTCGGCGTGTCGCCGAGCGCGTACCGCACGACGTTCCGCGGCGAACTCGCGACGCAGGCGAGCTGA
- a CDS encoding NAD(P)H-dependent oxidoreductase, with amino-acid sequence MNVLWVFAHPEPRSLSGALRDDGLRTLRELGHAVRESDLYAMKWNPVVDAADFGAEAGDERLVVGATSARAHARGELSPDIVAEQEKLDWADAVVVQFPLWWYGLPAILKGWFDRVFVKGFGYGVRAEDGRTLRYGEGRLAGKRAMVVLTAGAREPAMGPRGVNGALDEVLFPLHHGTLFYAGMSVLEPVPVFGADRVSAEHFADARQLLRERLRTLETAEPIPFRPQNGGDYDDDLVLRPDRAPGATGLAIHLTGKP; translated from the coding sequence ATGAACGTTTTGTGGGTCTTCGCGCATCCCGAGCCGCGCTCGCTGAGCGGGGCCCTCCGTGACGACGGGCTCCGGACGCTGCGCGAGCTCGGTCACGCCGTCCGGGAGTCGGACCTGTACGCGATGAAGTGGAACCCGGTGGTCGACGCCGCCGACTTCGGTGCCGAGGCGGGCGACGAGCGGCTGGTCGTCGGGGCGACGTCGGCCCGCGCGCACGCCCGGGGCGAGCTGAGCCCGGACATCGTGGCCGAACAGGAAAAACTCGACTGGGCGGACGCGGTCGTCGTGCAGTTCCCGTTGTGGTGGTACGGCCTGCCCGCGATCCTCAAGGGCTGGTTCGACCGCGTGTTCGTGAAGGGCTTCGGCTACGGCGTCCGGGCGGAAGACGGCCGCACGCTGCGCTACGGCGAGGGCCGGCTCGCGGGCAAGCGCGCGATGGTGGTGCTCACCGCGGGCGCCCGCGAGCCCGCCATGGGCCCGCGCGGGGTGAACGGCGCGCTGGACGAGGTCCTCTTCCCGCTGCACCACGGGACGCTGTTCTACGCGGGGATGTCGGTCCTGGAGCCGGTCCCGGTCTTCGGCGCCGACCGCGTCTCGGCCGAGCACTTCGCCGACGCCCGGCAGCTCCTGCGCGAGCGCCTGCGCACGCTGGAGACGGCGGAGCCGATCCCGTTCCGCCCGCAGAACGGCGGCGACTACGACGACGACCTGGTCCTGCGCCCGGATCGCGCGCCCGGCGCGACGGGCCTGGCCATCCACCTCACCGGAAAGCCGTGA
- a CDS encoding SDR family oxidoreductase, whose amino-acid sequence MKYQGKKAVVTGGTHGMGLAVVRALLAGGAEVLATGRDVSGLDLPAHLLSSDASRMADIDELASVAADKLGSLDLVFINVGFATLTPYSEATPEIYDRTFDVNAKGAYFTAQRLAGLVRPGGAFVFTTSVAAGAGIAGMGPYSAAKAAVRSFALTYAAELAPRGIRVNVVSPGYTDTPTMGVTGVPASVLAEFKAAGDEITPLKRHATPEEVAAAVLFLAFEATFTTGADLPVDGGLGQRLTLPA is encoded by the coding sequence GCTGGCGGTGGTGCGGGCGTTGCTGGCCGGCGGCGCGGAGGTGCTGGCGACCGGCCGGGACGTGTCGGGGCTGGACCTGCCGGCGCACCTGCTGTCGTCGGACGCTTCCCGCATGGCCGACATCGACGAGCTGGCGTCGGTCGCCGCGGACAAGCTCGGTTCGCTGGACCTGGTGTTCATCAACGTCGGTTTCGCCACTTTGACGCCGTACTCGGAGGCGACGCCGGAGATCTACGACCGCACGTTCGACGTCAACGCGAAGGGCGCGTACTTCACCGCCCAGCGGCTGGCGGGCTTGGTGCGGCCGGGAGGGGCTTTCGTGTTCACGACGTCGGTGGCGGCCGGGGCGGGGATCGCCGGGATGGGCCCGTATTCGGCGGCGAAGGCGGCGGTGCGGTCGTTCGCGCTGACGTACGCGGCCGAGCTGGCCCCGCGCGGGATCCGGGTGAACGTGGTCAGCCCGGGGTACACGGACACCCCGACGATGGGGGTGACGGGAGTGCCCGCCTCGGTGCTGGCGGAGTTCAAGGCGGCGGGCGACGAGATCACCCCGCTCAAGAGGCACGCCACGCCGGAAGAAGTCGCGGCGGCGGTGCTGTTCCTGGCGTTCGAGGCGACGTTCACGACGGGAGCGGACCTGCCGGTCGACGGCGGCCTGGGCCAGCGGCTCACCCTGCCCGCGTAA